Proteins encoded in a region of the Stieleria neptunia genome:
- a CDS encoding undecaprenyl-diphosphate phosphatase: MIETIILAIVQGIAEFLPISSSGHLVILGAMLSDAQSESPTLEIILHAGTLGSILVIFWRRILDLLTSDRRVIPLLIVGTIPAVVVGLTIKSQFGWILKNPMLAGAMLIVTGVMLIVLGKLPARHRAYRDMSYWGAFVVGCFQAFAILPGISRSGSTILGGRLLGLKTDDAVVFSFLLAIPAISGATVLAIKDLVDQVQEGVPMDHSIVELGVGAVVAFGVGIFALKWLIGWSRQERLHWFAGWCIPAGVLVLGLCLAGLV, encoded by the coding sequence GTGATCGAGACCATCATTCTGGCCATAGTGCAAGGGATTGCCGAATTCCTTCCGATCAGTTCATCCGGGCATCTCGTGATTTTGGGGGCGATGCTCAGCGACGCCCAAAGCGAATCGCCGACGTTGGAGATTATCTTGCACGCAGGGACGCTCGGGTCGATCTTGGTGATTTTCTGGCGTCGTATCTTAGATTTGCTGACCAGCGACCGGCGTGTGATCCCTTTATTGATTGTCGGAACGATACCGGCCGTGGTGGTCGGGCTGACGATTAAATCCCAATTCGGCTGGATTCTGAAAAACCCGATGCTGGCCGGCGCGATGTTGATCGTGACCGGAGTCATGCTGATCGTACTGGGCAAGCTGCCCGCGCGGCATCGCGCCTATCGCGACATGTCGTACTGGGGCGCGTTCGTGGTCGGCTGTTTCCAAGCCTTCGCCATTCTGCCCGGGATCAGCCGTAGCGGGTCGACGATTCTGGGCGGCCGCTTGTTGGGACTGAAAACCGACGATGCGGTCGTCTTCTCGTTCCTGCTGGCGATTCCCGCGATCTCCGGTGCGACGGTGCTGGCGATCAAGGACCTGGTGGACCAGGTGCAAGAGGGGGTGCCGATGGATCACTCGATCGTCGAGTTGGGCGTCGGGGCTGTGGTCGCGTTCGGCGTCGGGATCTTCGCGCTCAAGTGGCTGATCGGATGGAGCCGTCAAGAACGCCTGCACTGGTTCGCCGGATGGTGCATCCCGG
- a CDS encoding DUF368 domain-containing protein translates to MDVINLLRGFCMGAANIVPGVSGGTVALVLGHYQRLIDAVSRVDSHLIGQVVSRRWKEAWNYVDARFLAAIGGGVVIGSVALAGLINWLFDHHMPETFAVFFGMILASVLIVRRQVKRWGPASLAACAFGILVAVLVGRLSPTDGGDSLIYLFGSAAIAICAMILPGISGAFILLLLGVYHPITGLIKNTVKLDIDLSSIVQLGVFAFGCLFGLLAFSRLLSWMLDHHRDKTMAVLVGLMIGSVEKLWPLQVPTAETAGLKMKERIMQVVPPSEWNGSLILLIALVVGAAAFVLVLERVAESDLVSDHEPVD, encoded by the coding sequence ATGGACGTCATCAATCTGCTGCGTGGATTTTGTATGGGGGCAGCGAACATCGTGCCAGGGGTCAGCGGAGGAACCGTGGCGCTGGTCTTGGGGCATTACCAACGTTTGATCGATGCGGTCAGTCGCGTCGACTCTCATTTGATCGGGCAAGTCGTCTCGCGTCGTTGGAAGGAAGCCTGGAACTATGTCGACGCTCGCTTTTTGGCTGCGATCGGCGGCGGCGTTGTGATCGGCAGCGTCGCGCTGGCGGGGCTGATCAATTGGCTGTTCGACCATCACATGCCAGAAACCTTTGCCGTCTTTTTCGGCATGATCTTGGCCAGCGTGCTGATCGTGCGTCGGCAGGTCAAACGCTGGGGCCCGGCCAGCCTGGCCGCGTGCGCTTTCGGCATCTTGGTCGCCGTGCTCGTCGGACGGCTTTCGCCCACCGATGGCGGAGACTCGTTAATCTATCTGTTCGGATCCGCGGCCATCGCGATCTGCGCGATGATCCTGCCCGGCATCAGCGGCGCCTTCATCCTGCTCCTGCTGGGCGTCTATCACCCGATCACGGGACTGATCAAGAACACGGTGAAGCTGGACATCGACTTGAGTTCCATCGTCCAGCTCGGCGTGTTCGCGTTTGGTTGCCTGTTCGGGCTGCTCGCGTTCTCTCGCCTGTTAAGCTGGATGCTCGATCACCACCGCGACAAGACGATGGCGGTCCTGGTCGGGTTGATGATCGGCAGCGTGGAAAAGCTATGGCCGTTACAAGTCCCGACCGCAGAGACCGCCGGATTGAAGATGAAGGAGCGGATCATGCAAGTGGTTCCGCCAAGCGAGTGGAACGGAAGCCTGATCCTGTTGATCGCGCTGGTCGTCGGCGCCGCGGCGTTCGTCCTGGTACTCGAACGCGTTGCCGAAAGCGATCTGGTCAGCGACCATGAACCCGTCGATTAA
- a CDS encoding glycosyltransferase family protein: MKLKHLLRYPFDIRLAEQQLASASKSAAKSALEPSATTIGLDLYTDHLLFDGGRHLACLAALAGKIDSPVTVRCSRVLLAAIAHKPHGGRFLAMPHVHWIEPSRPFPPHSLVLLDVDGGRADRVLSRQRTVAMLVGREPAAKTLVMPYPMHPQQIQDSADGRFNTLRTQMKAGIFFAGNQNRRYGRDSMHSEFGVLSRLEILSTLPQTFDVRIHERDADGRADRIVLRDSASAPIPAEEWMATLASHQFFLCCPGASQPVCHNAIEAMSVGTIPIIEYADRFHPELVDGVNAVCFRGRKGLIAAIRRIDSMPPEKRSRLSRNVCRHYDEHLDGARFLKRLRDETNTDFVDQISMPFHNRDFFSKASPPSGRVPLSHSRAA; encoded by the coding sequence ATGAAACTGAAACACCTGCTTCGTTATCCGTTTGACATTCGCCTGGCCGAACAACAACTCGCCTCCGCGTCGAAATCAGCGGCGAAATCGGCATTGGAACCCTCTGCCACCACCATCGGGTTGGATCTCTACACCGATCATTTGCTGTTCGATGGCGGACGGCACTTGGCGTGCCTGGCGGCGTTGGCCGGCAAAATCGATTCGCCAGTCACGGTGCGTTGCAGCCGCGTGCTGCTGGCGGCGATTGCCCACAAGCCCCATGGCGGTCGCTTTCTGGCGATGCCCCATGTCCATTGGATCGAACCATCGCGTCCGTTTCCGCCGCACTCGTTGGTGTTGCTCGACGTCGACGGCGGTCGCGCCGATCGAGTCCTCAGCCGACAACGTACCGTCGCCATGCTGGTCGGACGCGAGCCGGCCGCCAAAACCCTGGTCATGCCCTATCCGATGCATCCGCAACAGATCCAGGATTCGGCCGACGGTCGGTTCAATACGCTGCGGACGCAAATGAAAGCGGGCATCTTCTTTGCCGGAAACCAGAACCGGCGCTATGGACGCGACTCGATGCACAGCGAGTTCGGCGTGCTGTCACGGTTGGAGATCCTGTCGACGCTGCCCCAAACGTTTGATGTTCGGATTCATGAGCGTGACGCCGACGGCCGCGCTGACCGGATCGTGCTTCGCGACAGCGCAAGTGCCCCGATCCCGGCCGAGGAGTGGATGGCGACCTTGGCGTCCCACCAGTTCTTTCTGTGTTGCCCGGGAGCGTCCCAGCCGGTCTGCCACAATGCGATCGAAGCGATGTCGGTCGGCACCATCCCGATCATCGAGTACGCCGACCGCTTCCATCCCGAACTGGTCGACGGAGTCAACGCGGTCTGCTTTCGCGGCCGCAAGGGCTTGATCGCGGCGATCCGACGGATCGATTCCATGCCGCCGGAAAAGCGATCACGGCTGTCCCGAAATGTCTGCCGCCACTACGACGAACACCTCGACGGCGCCCGGTTTCTGAAGCGTTTGCGCGACGAGACGAACACCGATTTTGTGGACCAGATTTCGATGCCCTTTCACAATCGCGATTTCTTCTCCAAGGCCTCACCGCCCAGCGGCCGTGTGCCCCTGAGCCACTCCCGCGCCGCTTGA
- a CDS encoding NAD-dependent epimerase/dehydratase family protein has protein sequence MRVLVTGPAGFLGAEIVDQLLARGDQVVGISRGDYPELADKGVAYHRGDLSDAAVSERLIRDVDAVVHTAAVAGVWGAYETFYRINTQATLNVIDACHKHGIGNLVFTSSPSVTFAGDDQRGVDESVPYPDRWLCAYPQTKALAEQAVLQAHRPGELNTCALRPHLIWGADDPHLLARVIDRAAAGKLKIVGDGKNRIDTVHVVNAAAAHLDALDALQQRPEVAGGRAYFIAQDEPVNCWDWIAQICQIGSVAAPSRRVPFRVAYAVGAALEAASRLTGRQTEPVMTRFVAAQLAKDHYFDISAAKERLGYKVRVSMDQGLQELRTAWQDQTT, from the coding sequence ATGCGCGTTCTCGTTACCGGACCGGCCGGATTTCTCGGTGCCGAAATTGTCGATCAGCTGCTCGCCCGCGGCGACCAGGTCGTCGGTATCTCGCGTGGTGACTACCCCGAACTGGCCGACAAGGGCGTCGCGTACCATCGCGGCGACCTGTCCGATGCCGCCGTCAGCGAACGGCTGATTCGCGACGTCGATGCGGTCGTGCACACCGCCGCGGTCGCCGGCGTCTGGGGAGCCTATGAAACGTTTTACCGGATCAACACACAAGCCACCCTGAATGTCATCGATGCCTGTCACAAGCACGGCATCGGCAACCTGGTGTTCACCAGCAGCCCCAGCGTGACGTTCGCCGGTGACGACCAGCGCGGCGTCGACGAATCGGTGCCCTATCCCGACCGCTGGCTGTGCGCCTATCCGCAAACCAAAGCGCTCGCCGAGCAAGCGGTTTTGCAGGCCCACCGGCCGGGTGAGTTGAACACGTGTGCCCTGCGTCCGCATCTGATCTGGGGCGCAGACGACCCGCATTTGCTCGCCCGCGTGATCGACCGTGCCGCGGCGGGCAAATTAAAAATTGTCGGCGATGGCAAAAACCGGATCGACACCGTTCACGTGGTCAACGCCGCCGCCGCCCACCTGGATGCACTCGACGCGCTGCAGCAACGTCCCGAGGTGGCGGGAGGACGGGCGTATTTCATCGCCCAGGATGAACCGGTCAACTGTTGGGATTGGATCGCACAGATTTGCCAAATCGGCTCGGTCGCGGCCCCCTCCCGGCGCGTCCCGTTCCGAGTCGCCTACGCCGTCGGGGCTGCGCTGGAGGCGGCGTCTCGCTTGACCGGCCGACAAACCGAACCGGTCATGACCCGTTTTGTGGCAGCCCAATTGGCCAAAGATCACTATTTCGATATTTCGGCGGCCAAGGAACGATTGGGGTACAAAGTTCGTGTTTCGATGGACCAGGGACTCCAAGAATTGCGGACGGCGTGGCAAGATCAGACGACTTGA
- a CDS encoding lipopolysaccharide biosynthesis protein, whose product MKPAEVLARLRGTARGDTVMSLLDQIVVSGTRFATTVMVGRFGSESELGYYSLAFSVFVLLVSFQESLVSVPYTVFVKRLSADDQRKYAASSLGQSIGLNGLAMLVLAACCVIVQMTRPTTGLLGLLWLLVILLPFLMLREFARRFAFAHLRVATAMALDLAVSVLQLGGLALLARQDQMHATGAYLVSGGAAGIAGSAWLYLVRSEFQWDRTRLRSDWIKNSSFGKWVVGAHLTSVLHMYFAHWLLAAIISERATGIYAACMTVVMLANPFILGMSNVLSPKAAHAFAAGGAAAASRLVWRFTGVMVTVLVLFAVLVAVIGNALIVWIFDQQYGGHGVAIAVLGFGTVASGVSYAMGSGLRAINRPAANFWAAMWGLVATVVISSALVHSMTILGMTIGLVSGFYVTAIYRVLAFRAAIHELATASAS is encoded by the coding sequence ATGAAACCGGCCGAAGTTCTTGCACGTCTGCGAGGCACCGCTCGTGGCGACACGGTGATGTCGTTGCTGGATCAGATCGTGGTCAGCGGGACTCGTTTTGCAACCACGGTGATGGTCGGACGATTCGGCTCCGAATCCGAGTTGGGTTATTATTCACTGGCCTTCAGTGTGTTTGTGCTGTTGGTCAGTTTCCAGGAATCCCTGGTCTCGGTCCCCTACACCGTTTTCGTCAAACGGCTTTCCGCGGACGACCAACGCAAGTACGCCGCCAGTTCGCTGGGACAATCGATCGGATTAAATGGGCTGGCGATGCTCGTGTTGGCGGCCTGTTGTGTGATCGTCCAGATGACGCGGCCGACGACCGGTCTGCTCGGTTTGTTGTGGCTGCTGGTGATCTTGCTGCCATTCTTGATGCTGCGTGAATTCGCGCGGCGTTTCGCCTTCGCCCACCTCCGCGTTGCGACGGCGATGGCATTGGATCTGGCGGTCAGCGTGCTTCAATTGGGCGGGCTGGCCTTGCTGGCGCGACAGGACCAGATGCATGCGACCGGCGCCTACCTGGTTTCCGGGGGCGCCGCGGGCATCGCCGGATCGGCTTGGCTGTATCTTGTCCGATCCGAATTCCAATGGGACCGAACTCGCCTGCGGTCGGACTGGATCAAAAACAGCAGCTTCGGCAAATGGGTCGTCGGTGCGCATCTGACCTCGGTGCTGCACATGTACTTTGCCCACTGGTTGCTGGCGGCGATCATCAGCGAACGCGCGACCGGAATCTACGCGGCCTGCATGACCGTCGTGATGCTCGCCAATCCGTTCATCTTGGGGATGAGCAATGTGTTGTCGCCCAAAGCGGCCCACGCCTTCGCCGCCGGCGGTGCCGCCGCGGCGAGCCGATTGGTATGGCGGTTTACGGGCGTGATGGTCACGGTTTTAGTGCTGTTTGCCGTGCTGGTGGCAGTCATTGGAAATGCGTTGATCGTGTGGATCTTTGACCAGCAATACGGCGGTCACGGCGTCGCCATTGCGGTTCTCGGGTTCGGAACCGTCGCATCGGGGGTCAGCTATGCGATGGGCAGTGGCCTGCGAGCGATCAATCGTCCCGCGGCAAACTTTTGGGCGGCGATGTGGGGGCTGGTCGCGACCGTCGTGATCTCGTCGGCGCTGGTCCACTCCATGACCATTCTGGGCATGACGATCGGCTTGGTCAGTGGATTTTACGTCACGGCGATTTATCGCGTCTTGGCCTTCCGGGCCGCAATCCACGAACTCGCGACAGCCTCCGCGTCTTGA
- a CDS encoding glycosyltransferase family 2 protein, which translates to MSADLEPDVSVLMTVYNGMPYLADAVESIRGQTYSRWKMVIVDDGSTDESGDYLDSLDDPRITVIHQDNAGTAVASNHGLKLCETEFLARMDSDDICDPTRLEKQVAFLRDHPNVGLVGSQIVPRGAQKAGRVIPLATDHESIYSQLRKGQHAMCHPTILMRTALLKGIGGYWKQHGMFDAWDMFLRMGEVGELANLPEPLLQYRIHTGSINGKHMRKLQASIEFACELARRREENLPEIAYEDYFAQRARAGLLSRFAKQVNVYALLQYRLASIDLLGGHRLRGYARLAWSGLCSPGRSVNRLLRQLKLA; encoded by the coding sequence TTGTCCGCGGATCTAGAACCAGACGTTTCCGTTTTGATGACCGTCTACAACGGCATGCCCTACCTGGCAGACGCCGTCGAGTCGATCCGCGGGCAAACCTATTCGCGTTGGAAGATGGTCATCGTCGATGACGGTTCGACCGACGAATCCGGCGACTACCTCGATTCTCTTGATGACCCGCGGATCACGGTCATCCATCAAGACAATGCGGGCACAGCGGTCGCCTCCAACCATGGTCTGAAACTCTGTGAGACCGAGTTTCTCGCACGCATGGACAGCGATGACATCTGTGACCCGACGCGATTGGAAAAACAAGTCGCGTTCTTGCGCGATCACCCCAACGTCGGACTGGTCGGTTCCCAGATCGTTCCCCGCGGCGCCCAGAAAGCGGGACGCGTGATCCCGTTGGCGACCGATCATGAATCGATCTACAGCCAGTTGCGCAAAGGCCAACACGCCATGTGTCATCCCACCATTCTGATGCGGACCGCGCTGCTCAAGGGCATCGGTGGCTATTGGAAACAGCATGGCATGTTCGACGCCTGGGACATGTTCTTGCGGATGGGCGAAGTCGGTGAACTGGCCAACCTGCCCGAACCGCTGCTGCAATACCGCATCCACACCGGCAGCATCAACGGCAAGCACATGCGAAAGCTGCAGGCGAGCATTGAATTCGCCTGCGAGCTGGCCAGGCGGCGTGAAGAAAACCTGCCGGAAATTGCTTACGAAGACTACTTTGCCCAGCGGGCCCGCGCGGGATTGCTGTCGCGGTTCGCAAAACAGGTCAATGTCTATGCGTTGCTGCAATACCGATTGGCATCGATCGATCTACTCGGCGGGCACCGTCTTCGCGGCTACGCCCGTTTGGCCTGGTCCGGCCTCTGTTCCCCGGGGCGAAGCGTCAATCGTCTGCTGAGACAACTTAAACTCGCCTGA
- a CDS encoding transposase has protein sequence MRQRAMLVANASEHIQRMQKAMMEMNVQLHHVISDITGTTGLAILDAIVAGSRDPHLLAKLRDPRCKNDESTIAKALEGNWREEHVFALKQALELYRFYGSKLSEVDSKLEEHLGTFSDRSDGEILPKLKAPKAGSNSPRFDMRNQLYRVLGVDMTTIDGISGQSAITLISEIGTDMSRWATEKHFTSWLCLCPGSKKTGGKLLSGKTRTSANRAAAALRTAAASLARSNCALGAFFRRIRSRLGSPKAITATAHKLAKIVYGMLKYGREYVDVGNDYYEQQYKKRAMENLAKRAAALNLRVVPNELAG, from the coding sequence ATGCGGCAACGAGCCATGCTCGTCGCCAACGCGAGCGAGCATATCCAACGGATGCAGAAGGCGATGATGGAAATGAATGTCCAGCTCCATCACGTCATTTCGGACATCACCGGCACCACTGGCCTTGCCATTTTGGATGCCATTGTTGCGGGCAGTCGAGACCCTCACCTACTCGCAAAACTTCGCGATCCAAGGTGCAAAAATGACGAGTCGACGATCGCGAAAGCTCTGGAAGGCAATTGGCGTGAAGAACATGTATTTGCGTTAAAACAGGCTCTGGAACTGTACCGTTTTTACGGTTCCAAACTGTCGGAAGTCGATTCCAAGCTTGAAGAACATTTGGGTACATTTTCCGACCGAAGTGACGGTGAGATTCTGCCGAAGCTGAAGGCTCCTAAAGCTGGAAGCAATAGCCCCCGGTTCGATATGCGCAATCAGCTCTATCGGGTGCTGGGCGTCGACATGACGACCATTGATGGGATTAGCGGTCAATCCGCAATCACACTGATTTCTGAAATCGGTACCGACATGAGTAGGTGGGCAACAGAGAAGCATTTCACTTCTTGGCTTTGCCTATGTCCGGGCAGTAAGAAGACAGGTGGGAAATTGCTCAGTGGTAAAACACGTACAAGTGCGAACCGAGCCGCCGCCGCACTTCGAACAGCCGCCGCGTCCCTGGCACGATCAAACTGCGCCTTAGGAGCGTTCTTTCGCAGGATCCGTTCCCGTCTTGGTTCACCCAAAGCGATCACGGCGACGGCCCACAAGCTCGCGAAAATAGTTTATGGGATGCTGAAGTACGGGAGGGAATATGTCGATGTCGGCAACGACTATTACGAACAGCAATACAAGAAGCGAGCAATGGAAAATCTGGCGAAACGGGCAGCTGCACTCAACCTGCGAGTGGTCCCCAATGAACTAGCTGGGTAG
- a CDS encoding DUF1294 domain-containing protein, with protein MNRGDYYKTSLPVIAAWLFLVFVGLLVVSDQLPTLVLWFYLGASLITFLVYAIDKSAARRGRWRTQENTLHLLAMIGGWPGALIAQEKLRHKTRKQSFRIVFGLTVLLNGVMLVTLWVLRQ; from the coding sequence GTGAATCGCGGCGATTATTATAAAACATCATTGCCTGTGATCGCCGCATGGTTGTTCTTGGTGTTTGTCGGATTGTTGGTGGTGAGCGACCAACTGCCAACTCTGGTGTTGTGGTTCTACCTAGGCGCCAGCCTGATCACGTTTTTGGTGTACGCGATCGATAAGTCCGCCGCCCGGCGTGGTCGTTGGCGGACTCAAGAGAACACGCTGCACCTGCTAGCCATGATCGGCGGTTGGCCGGGGGCGCTAATCGCTCAGGAGAAGTTGCGGCACAAAACCAGGAAGCAATCCTTTCGTATTGTTTTTGGATTGACTGTGCTGCTTAACGGTGTGATGCTCGTCACGTTGTGGGTGTTGCGGCAGTAG
- a CDS encoding co-chaperone GroES, which yields MAKKKANAAFEYVEPIGDRVLVRKDEPKRETRGGIALPDAAEIPTITGRIVTISAVVENDEELPLRQYDKILFHPKNAVPVDLEHDNQLFVVPVDDIVAVFRRNKPEDD from the coding sequence ATGGCGAAGAAAAAGGCAAACGCGGCGTTCGAATACGTGGAGCCGATTGGCGATCGTGTGTTGGTCCGCAAGGACGAACCGAAACGCGAAACCCGCGGCGGCATTGCGCTGCCCGATGCGGCCGAAATCCCGACGATCACCGGACGCATCGTGACCATCAGCGCCGTGGTCGAAAACGACGAAGAGCTGCCGTTGCGTCAGTACGACAAGATCCTTTTCCATCCCAAGAACGCGGTGCCGGTCGATCTGGAACACGACAATCAGCTGTTTGTCGTCCCGGTCGATGATATCGTCGCGGTGTTCCGCCGGAACAAACCCGAAGACGATTGA
- a CDS encoding sigma-70 family RNA polymerase sigma factor — protein sequence MPSVTDLISRSQQGTEGETDRLFSVMYDDLRRLAGRFLQNEPLRNRLSSSSLVHQAYMRMVDHSRINWQGKTHFFAIGATVMRRILVDHARKVQSLKRGGGWERRQLHDDVTFELNRDDDVVALDDLLEQLAQLNPRQAKIVELRFFGGMTMREIAAEMKLGLRTIEKEWAMSRAWMRRELRRDSEEAEESDPSVDPDTDSPSPPPAASEPETT from the coding sequence ATGCCTTCAGTCACCGATTTAATCAGCCGCAGTCAACAGGGAACCGAAGGCGAGACCGACCGTCTGTTCTCGGTGATGTACGACGACCTGCGCCGCTTGGCAGGCCGATTCCTGCAGAACGAACCGCTGCGGAATCGACTCAGCAGCTCGTCGCTGGTCCACCAGGCCTACATGCGGATGGTCGACCACTCCAGAATCAACTGGCAGGGCAAGACGCATTTCTTTGCGATCGGCGCCACCGTGATGCGACGGATCTTGGTGGATCATGCCCGCAAGGTCCAATCGTTGAAACGGGGCGGTGGCTGGGAGCGACGGCAATTGCACGACGACGTCACCTTTGAACTCAATCGAGACGACGACGTGGTCGCGTTGGACGACCTGCTCGAACAGCTCGCCCAACTGAACCCCCGGCAAGCCAAAATCGTCGAGCTGCGTTTCTTCGGCGGCATGACGATGCGCGAGATCGCCGCGGAAATGAAACTGGGACTCCGCACCATCGAAAAGGAATGGGCCATGAGCCGCGCTTGGATGCGACGTGAGCTGCGACGCGACAGCGAAGAAGCCGAGGAATCCGATCCCTCCGTCGACCCCGACACCGACTCCCCTAGTCCTCCTCCCGCGGCATCGGAACCCGAGACGACTTGA